One Pirellulales bacterium genomic window carries:
- a CDS encoding FAD-dependent oxidoreductase, producing MLTRGLSRIALGASVVCWASVGALYAEPALTEADVVVFGATPAGVCAAVAAAREGAKVVLVEPTAHVGGVNTGGLCFSDSNQMWRTALRGLFEEFHLRIERDYQQRGVKLPYAVGEKNQVAWTYEPYVAARVTSAMLGEAGVTVHIKQELKDVNQDGARIKWIETDSGRRFAARTFVDATYEGDLMAAAGVTWTIGREGRNEFHEPFAGKQYPKKPMPFSGFDAAGKLLPLITAADPGPDDAGDRNVMVYSFRLCVTANEANRVPFPQPAHYDPAKFEAVRHYFAVAKPDLPWDLYPLPGDKADANNGIGKQFSMGIVGGGNGWCEADAEGRRQIWEAHKQYTLELIHFFTTDRAVPAAIRQQVAKYGLCKDEFAEYGHWSPQLYVREGRRMRGQYVLTQADVLSTNIKPDAIALVSFPIDSHDCRRVARGQDEVINEGTIFPFRFDRNERAGPPYQVPYRAITPRAAECVNLLVPVALSATHVAYCSIRVEPAWMTIGQSAGVAAALTAKSNQDVQQLDYAVLRARLLAQGQVLDFPAEYKRPATVPAQPGK from the coding sequence ATGTTGACGCGTGGTCTGTCGCGAATCGCGTTGGGGGCTTCGGTCGTCTGTTGGGCGTCCGTCGGCGCGCTGTATGCCGAGCCCGCGCTGACGGAGGCCGATGTCGTCGTCTTTGGGGCGACGCCCGCCGGTGTGTGTGCGGCCGTCGCTGCGGCCCGCGAGGGGGCGAAGGTCGTGCTCGTGGAACCGACCGCGCACGTCGGCGGCGTCAATACGGGCGGGCTCTGCTTCAGTGATTCGAACCAGATGTGGCGCACAGCGCTGCGGGGCCTGTTCGAAGAATTTCATCTGCGCATCGAGCGCGATTACCAGCAACGCGGCGTGAAGCTGCCTTATGCCGTTGGCGAAAAGAACCAGGTTGCCTGGACGTACGAGCCGTACGTGGCGGCCCGTGTTACCAGCGCGATGCTCGGCGAAGCGGGCGTGACGGTTCACATCAAGCAAGAGCTGAAAGACGTCAATCAAGACGGCGCGCGGATCAAGTGGATTGAAACCGACAGCGGGCGTCGGTTCGCGGCGCGCACCTTCGTCGATGCCACCTACGAAGGCGATCTCATGGCGGCGGCGGGCGTAACGTGGACGATCGGTCGTGAAGGGCGCAACGAGTTCCACGAACCGTTCGCGGGCAAGCAGTACCCGAAAAAGCCGATGCCTTTCTCGGGCTTCGACGCCGCAGGGAAACTCTTGCCGCTAATCACTGCCGCCGACCCTGGGCCCGACGATGCCGGCGACCGCAACGTAATGGTCTACAGTTTTCGCCTGTGCGTGACCGCGAATGAGGCCAACCGTGTGCCGTTTCCGCAGCCCGCGCATTACGATCCAGCAAAATTTGAGGCGGTGCGGCATTATTTCGCGGTCGCGAAGCCCGACTTGCCGTGGGACCTGTATCCGCTACCTGGCGACAAGGCCGACGCGAACAACGGCATCGGCAAGCAGTTTTCGATGGGCATTGTCGGAGGCGGCAACGGCTGGTGCGAGGCCGACGCCGAAGGTCGTCGCCAGATTTGGGAAGCGCACAAGCAGTATACGCTCGAATTGATTCACTTCTTCACGACCGACCGGGCGGTGCCGGCGGCGATTCGCCAGCAAGTTGCGAAGTACGGATTGTGCAAAGACGAGTTTGCCGAGTACGGCCACTGGTCACCGCAACTCTACGTTCGCGAAGGACGGCGAATGCGGGGCCAGTACGTGTTGACGCAGGCCGACGTCCTCAGTACGAACATCAAGCCGGATGCCATCGCGCTGGTTTCCTTCCCGATCGATTCGCACGATTGCCGGCGCGTGGCACGCGGCCAGGACGAAGTCATCAACGAAGGCACGATTTTTCCGTTTCGCTTCGACCGGAACGAGCGGGCCGGGCCGCCGTATCAGGTGCCGTATCGAGCAATCACGCCCCGAGCCGCGGAGTGCGTGAATTTGCTGGTGCCGGTCGCCCTGTCGGCAACGCACGTCGCCTATTGTTCCATTCGCGTCGAACCGGCTTGGATGACGATCGGCCAGAGTGCCGGAGTCGCGGCGGCGCTGACGGCCAAGAGCAACCAGGATGTGCAACAGCTCGACTATGCCGTGCTGCGAGCGCGGCTGCTCGCGCAAGGCCAGGTATTGGACTTTCCGGCAGAGTACAAACGTCCGGCGACGGTGCCTGCACAACCGGGCAAGTGA